Proteins encoded in a region of the Flammeovirga yaeyamensis genome:
- a CDS encoding SEL1-like repeat protein, with protein sequence MINFNNSVLNLTTFLLLLTQFTVFSQDIDQLKKQAKFNNDAESYYQLGLIYQKGEIEKVNMKKASANYEKAAILGHVDASLALAKIKKEKEDYGTTVKLLKIASDGKSKEASIELGNLYEEGKYVTKDKNSAIFYYLRAWKEGDESVKAKLEELKLENYNQKDSDVNYQEYMSQNGSSASDYFLGMTYLNGKEVPKDLNKSFSYFKKAADNGHAKAAYEVGLFYKEGLAGTKDSKLACTYFLKAANEGIREADLILREMDPTTLMDSENMDFLKYQAISLNKAEAQFKLFDIYTKEKNYKKALEMCQRAALQDFQPAMLELSDMYEEGKPPVRKSLNSAFKWRRQAAYVGSDTAEYLLGKMYHEGLGVQKSEERAVKWYIKAANHGIASAAVALEKINVAQYLDASDLEYATYRANQGDSEAQLMLGKYYYNDNKATAIAWLNKASDQQLAEAELYLGDIYKDGKCQTIADPQKAEEHYKKALSLGSSEANLRMALLYSEHQQLNEKTLTARGANSERQAMQYANAYMVSSTLPTKNNTTPDPSAYLLMGDIHNNNNKKVQAIKQYDLYIKSFDEIDGNHQELITVFNKQANAYANIGELNSALLQIDIALAKADDFSQTKGFKENYSQIKAELFYTQAKLLFDKGDKYKACNVFQKAKALGVDIEKKYEDLCLN encoded by the coding sequence ATGATAAATTTTAATAATAGTGTACTCAATCTCACAACATTCCTATTATTATTAACTCAGTTTACTGTTTTTAGTCAAGATATAGATCAACTAAAAAAACAAGCAAAGTTTAATAATGATGCCGAAAGTTATTATCAACTTGGGTTGATATATCAAAAAGGTGAGATTGAAAAAGTAAACATGAAGAAAGCATCCGCTAATTATGAGAAAGCGGCTATTCTTGGTCATGTAGATGCTTCCTTGGCCCTAGCTAAAATTAAAAAAGAAAAAGAAGATTATGGGACCACAGTTAAATTACTCAAAATCGCTTCAGATGGAAAATCAAAAGAAGCAAGTATTGAATTAGGTAACCTTTATGAAGAAGGAAAATATGTAACCAAAGATAAAAACTCAGCCATTTTTTATTATCTGAGAGCCTGGAAAGAAGGCGATGAATCTGTAAAAGCTAAACTTGAAGAATTAAAACTAGAAAACTACAACCAAAAAGACAGTGATGTAAACTACCAAGAATATATGAGCCAAAATGGTTCTTCAGCATCAGACTATTTTCTTGGTATGACTTACCTAAATGGTAAAGAAGTTCCTAAAGATTTAAATAAAAGTTTCTCGTATTTCAAAAAGGCTGCAGACAATGGTCATGCAAAAGCCGCTTACGAAGTCGGGTTATTTTATAAAGAAGGATTGGCAGGAACCAAAGATTCGAAATTAGCCTGTACCTATTTTCTTAAAGCAGCCAATGAAGGAATTCGTGAAGCTGATTTAATACTTAGAGAAATGGACCCTACCACTTTAATGGATTCCGAGAATATGGATTTCTTAAAGTATCAAGCAATATCTCTTAATAAGGCTGAGGCTCAATTTAAGTTATTTGATATTTATACTAAGGAGAAGAATTATAAAAAAGCATTGGAAATGTGTCAGCGTGCTGCCTTACAGGATTTCCAACCTGCTATGTTAGAACTTTCTGATATGTATGAAGAAGGAAAGCCTCCTGTTCGCAAAAGTCTAAATTCTGCTTTTAAGTGGAGAAGACAAGCTGCTTATGTTGGTTCAGATACAGCAGAATATTTATTGGGTAAGATGTATCATGAAGGTCTTGGTGTTCAGAAAAGTGAGGAAAGAGCCGTAAAGTGGTATATAAAAGCTGCCAATCACGGTATTGCATCAGCTGCTGTAGCACTTGAAAAAATCAATGTAGCTCAATATTTGGATGCATCTGATCTTGAATATGCAACATATCGTGCCAATCAAGGAGATTCAGAAGCTCAGCTTATGCTCGGAAAATATTATTACAATGATAATAAAGCAACGGCAATCGCTTGGTTAAACAAGGCAAGTGATCAGCAATTGGCCGAAGCTGAACTTTATCTTGGAGATATTTATAAGGATGGTAAATGTCAGACTATAGCAGATCCTCAAAAAGCGGAAGAACATTATAAGAAAGCTTTATCATTGGGTAGTTCTGAAGCCAATCTTCGTATGGCTTTATTGTATTCTGAGCATCAACAGTTAAATGAAAAAACGTTGACGGCTAGAGGAGCAAATAGTGAAAGACAAGCCATGCAATACGCCAATGCTTACATGGTCTCTTCCACTCTTCCTACAAAAAATAATACAACTCCAGATCCTTCTGCTTATTTATTGATGGGTGACATCCATAATAACAATAACAAAAAAGTACAAGCGATTAAGCAATATGATTTATACATTAAATCTTTTGATGAGATAGACGGTAATCACCAAGAACTGATCACTGTTTTTAATAAACAGGCCAATGCTTATGCAAACATTGGCGAACTTAATAGTGCCTTATTACAAATTGATATTGCACTTGCAAAAGCTGACGATTTCAGTCAAACTAAAGGGTTCAAAGAAAATTATTCTCAAATAAAAGCAGAGTTGTTCTACACACAAGCCAAGCTATTATTTGATAAAGGAGATAAATACAAAGCTTGTAATGTTTTTCAGAAAGCAAAAGCCTTAGGTGTTGATATTGAGAAAAAATATGAAGATCTTTGTTTAAACTAA
- a CDS encoding serpin family protein — MLKYFQLTLIISLSTFFNGFSQNEFDLFREVYSPQKNTLISNFSINSALGMLDLCVDEGAQTEINQQLGVKKAEEYVKFNSMLRNKITFNSTFYSVHNALWLDKSYTVKSNTKKELQTYFDLYIKSMSFSNANLVKNNINNYVNEKTEGKIKEIVSSIEKDDRMLLINTILMKTPWKKQFQEKDTKKGDFNLPSGEIKELDYLFDLNRKIKCYSTDSLKVASLEFDDNKTELLLIMPTKESIDSFMSSDISKKKVKEYQKLMTEEEVYFKMPKVKMSFSNDLIPALKKCGIERVFLPGQSDFSALIKNETDYLFVSKVMHKTVLEFNEWGTEAAAVTSVAVSRSAIQPEKQEYYFNRPFIFIIREKATDAYLFMGTFLGK; from the coding sequence ATGCTAAAATACTTTCAACTCACATTAATTATTAGCCTTAGTACATTTTTTAACGGTTTCTCTCAAAATGAATTTGACTTATTTAGAGAAGTTTATAGTCCCCAAAAGAACACTTTGATCTCTAATTTTAGTATTAATTCGGCATTAGGTATGTTGGATCTATGTGTCGATGAAGGGGCACAAACTGAAATAAACCAACAACTTGGAGTAAAGAAAGCAGAAGAATATGTGAAGTTTAATAGTATGTTGAGGAATAAAATCACCTTTAATTCTACTTTCTATTCAGTTCATAACGCTTTATGGTTAGATAAAAGTTATACTGTTAAATCAAACACTAAGAAAGAATTACAGACTTATTTTGATTTATATATAAAGTCGATGTCCTTTTCTAATGCGAATCTAGTAAAAAACAATATCAACAATTATGTAAACGAAAAGACGGAAGGGAAAATCAAAGAAATAGTTTCTAGTATTGAAAAAGATGATAGAATGCTTCTTATCAATACAATTTTGATGAAAACCCCATGGAAGAAACAGTTTCAAGAAAAAGATACTAAGAAAGGAGATTTCAATTTACCTAGTGGGGAAATCAAAGAGTTGGATTATTTATTTGATTTAAACAGAAAAATTAAGTGCTACAGTACAGATAGTTTAAAAGTGGCCTCTTTGGAATTTGATGATAATAAGACGGAATTATTGCTTATCATGCCAACAAAGGAAAGTATTGATTCATTCATGTCTTCGGATATATCAAAGAAAAAAGTAAAAGAATATCAGAAACTGATGACCGAAGAAGAGGTTTATTTTAAAATGCCTAAAGTCAAAATGTCATTTTCCAATGATTTAATTCCTGCTTTAAAAAAATGTGGAATTGAAAGAGTCTTTTTACCCGGACAGTCTGATTTTTCAGCATTAATTAAAAATGAAACAGATTATTTATTTGTTTCAAAAGTGATGCATAAAACAGTATTAGAGTTTAATGAGTGGGGGACTGAAGCCGCAGCTGTTACCTCTGTTGCAGTAAGTCGTTCAGCAATACAGCCAGAAAAACAAGAATATTATTTTAATAGACCTTTTATTTTCATCATCAGAGAAAAAGCTACGGATGCATATCTCTTTATGGGTACATTTCTTGGGAAATAA